GCTTTGGAATTCTGCAAATCCTATCACGCCGCAGCCCAGCAAACGCTGGAGTTCTCGCGCTATCTGGCCGCCAGCGGATTGCTGGTCGACCGCAAGGCCGAAATCGTTGTGGCCGGAAACCGCCGCATCAACTTCGCCGGCTTCCGCATTTTGGACGAACAGAAACTGACCCAGATGGATGACAAGGACTTTCTGGAATGGCGCAAGCGCGGCTGGCTGCCGTTCCTGTATGCCCATTTGTTCTCGGGCAGTCAGTGGCAACGCCTGACCCGCTTGCTGAATGAAAAGCTGGAAAAAGAAGACAGCAAGAAAAAATAACCAAACGCATTTTAAAAATCCGACCACAGAGGGGGAGATGTCACCATGGCAAAAGTAGGCGCACAACGAGCCGCAGAATTAACCGGCCGATCCAAATCCACGATCCAGCGGGCGATGGGCACCGGCAAATTGTCGTTCGAAGTGGACGCCAATGGCCGCCGTACCGTTGACGTATCCGAACTGGATCGCGTGTTCGGCCTGTTGCCACAAGGCAGCGGCCACGCCGCCCTGCAAAACAACGCCAGCGCCGAGGCCGAGCTGAAACGCGCCGCCGACATGCTGGAGATTGAACGTCTGAAAATGCGCGTGAAAATGCTGGAAGAGCAAGTCGACTCGCTGAAAGATCAGCTGGAAGACAACAAAGCCCAGCGCGACCAGTGGCAGAAACAAGCCCAGCAAGTCCTGCTGACCAGCCAGTACAGCCAGAAACAAGCCGAAGAGCTGAAGGCCGAATTGGTTGAACAGCAACGCCGCGTGAAAATGCGCCGCATGCAGGAACTGGAAAAGGCTGGGAAACTGCACAAACCCGCCAACCCGGCCGCCAACACGGTCCGGGGCACAGCCCAGAACGCCGACCAGGCCGCCACCGATTCCGGAAAGGCCGCCGCGGCCCAGATCCAGGGATTGTGGCAAAAAATCCGCGGGGAAAAAACGGGCGACAAAACCGCCGCATAAACCCGCAAGATTTGACGTGATACGAAAAAGCCGGGCCTCACAGCCCGGCTTTTTTACATCTCAATTTTTACGCCCTTTTTTCCAGTTCCGATGCGGATGGGTTATTTTTCTATTTACCCGGTGATGGTATGATAACCCCATGAAACATTTGCTTTTGACCCTGTTTTTGGCCCTGTCTTTGTCCGCGCCGGCTCTGGCGCAGGATACGTTGTCCGCCCCGCCGCCCGGGGCCGATGCCGCGTCTGAACGGCTGGGCATCCCCAGCGCCCCGCAACATGTGACCGAAGGCCGGATTGCCGCCGACGATGCCGCGGGCAAATCCCCTGTAGCGGCGGACCCAACCGCCACACCAAAAACAAACGCCCAACCCGCACCGGGCACGGGACTGACCATTCTGGCCCCGAAAGTTCCCGGCCCGCGCAGCGTCGCCGACATTCCACCGGAAGAATTGCCCAAGGAATTGCTGGATGAAATGGTCAGCGTCGAGAAGGAATGTAGTGACAACACGTATTTTTCCGCATTCCAGGATTGCCGTTGCATCGCCGTAAAATATCTGGATGAACGCATCAAGCGCGGCCCCTATGCCGTGCGGAACATCATCATGAATGATGTCAACACCATGTGCCCGAACACGCCGGGCGTGGCCGGATATGTTTACAAAAGCTGCACGGAGTATATGAGCTGGGCCCGCCCGGATTACGAAGATTTCTGCCGTTGCACCGCGAACAAGGTGGCCGAGCGTTACACACGAAACCCCCGCATGAATAATGATTATATTGGCGGGCTGCGTAAAAACGCCATGCTGGAATGTGGCATGCCGGGTTACGGCGCGACCAACGATCCGGATGTGCAATATTAAGGCATCATAGACAAAAAGCCCCGGCACAGACCGGGGCTTTTTTGAATCTGAGCCGCACCGTTACAGGCGCGCAATATCAAACCCGGTCACAACATCCGCACCGTGCGACACGACTTTCAACGCCGCATCCGCTTCGGGCAGGATGTGCGTGAAATAGAATGTCGCCATATCCATCTGCGTAGCCCGGAACGCGGCATCCACCGTATCATTTTGCGCCGCAAGCGCGCGGCGCGCCATCATCGCCGCACCCGATACGGTGCCAAAGGCATGCAGGAACGGGGCATCAATCGCCCCGACGCGGTCCGGGTCATTGGCCCCGGATTGCACCAAGGCCGTGGTCGCCGTACGCAACGCGACAACATTTGATTTCAAGGCCGCGCCCAGATCCTTCAGGCCATTTTGGTTGGCGGCATCCAATCGGGTGCACACACCGTCCATATCGTCCATCCACGCCTGGGCCGCCGCGCCACCATCGCGCAAAATTTTGCGGAAGGCCAGATCGGCCGCCTGGATCCCATTGGTGCCCTCATAAATCGGCAGGATGCGCGCATCGCGGTAATATTGCGCGGCACCCGTTTCTTCGATGAACCCCATGCCACCGTGAATTTGCACGCCGATGGACGTAACACGCACCGCCATATCGGTGCACCAGCTTTTGACAATCGGGGTCAGGAAATCCACGCGCGCCTGTGCAGCCTTGTCCCCCGCGTGGGCCAGATCCAACGCGCGCGCCGCTTCATACGCCATGGCGCGGCCCGCTTCCACTTGGGCCTTCATCGACAAAATCATACGCACGACATCCGGGTGATGAATGATCGCAACGCGATCCCCTGCACCCGATAATGCGCGGCCCTGCACCCGGCCCTTGGCGTAATCAATTGCGGCCTGGGTCGCGCGATCGGCCACGGCCACGCCCTGTAACCCGACGCACAGGCGGGCATTGTTCATCATGGTGAACATGTATTTCAGACCTTCATTTTCCGCACCGACCAGATAGCCGACGGCCCCGCCCGCATCACCATATTGCATGGTGCAGGTGGGGGATGCATGAATGCCCAATTTGTGTTCAATGCCGACGCATTTCACATCATTGCGTGCGCCGGGATTGCCGTTTTCATCCAGAATGAATTTCGGCACAATAAACAGGGAAATGCCCTTCACCCCCTCCGGCGCATCGGGTGTGCGGGCCAGAACCAGATGGATAATATTATCCGCCCAATCATGTTCGCCGTAGGTAATGAAAATCTTCTGCCCCGTAATTTTATAGCTGCCATCCGCCTGTTTCACCGCACGCGTCGTAATCGCGGACAGATCCGATCCGGCTTGCGGTTCGGTCAGGTTCATGGTGCCGGTCCATTCACCGGAAATCAGTTTTTCAAGATAGGCCGCTTTCAATTCATCGGACCCATGGCTGTGGATCGCCTCCACCGCGCCTTGGTTCAGCAACGGGCACAAGCCAAACGACATATTGGCGGCCTGCCACATCTCCATCACCGGGAAGGCCACAACCCACGGCAAACCTTGCCCGCCAAAATCCGGATCGAACGGCACCGCATTCCATCCCCCTTCGGCATAGTGTTTATACGCATCGCGGAAACCGGGCGGCGTGGTTAACACGCCATCTTTCAATACGTTACCAACCTGATCGCCCGTGTGATTGAGTGGCGCCAGAACATCGCGCGCCAGTTTTCCGGCCTCCCCCAGAATGGCATCAA
The window above is part of the Micavibrio aeruginosavorus ARL-13 genome. Proteins encoded here:
- a CDS encoding MerR family transcriptional regulator, producing MAKVGAQRAAELTGRSKSTIQRAMGTGKLSFEVDANGRRTVDVSELDRVFGLLPQGSGHAALQNNASAEAELKRAADMLEIERLKMRVKMLEEQVDSLKDQLEDNKAQRDQWQKQAQQVLLTSQYSQKQAEELKAELVEQQRRVKMRRMQELEKAGKLHKPANPAANTVRGTAQNADQAATDSGKAAAAQIQGLWQKIRGEKTGDKTAA
- a CDS encoding acyl-CoA dehydrogenase → MTDYTPPQKDMAFLLNDVIGLGGIPAAADLDAETIDAILGEAGKLARDVLAPLNHTGDQVGNVLKDGVLTTPPGFRDAYKHYAEGGWNAVPFDPDFGGQGLPWVVAFPVMEMWQAANMSFGLCPLLNQGAVEAIHSHGSDELKAAYLEKLISGEWTGTMNLTEPQAGSDLSAITTRAVKQADGSYKITGQKIFITYGEHDWADNIIHLVLARTPDAPEGVKGISLFIVPKFILDENGNPGARNDVKCVGIEHKLGIHASPTCTMQYGDAGGAVGYLVGAENEGLKYMFTMMNNARLCVGLQGVAVADRATQAAIDYAKGRVQGRALSGAGDRVAIIHHPDVVRMILSMKAQVEAGRAMAYEAARALDLAHAGDKAAQARVDFLTPIVKSWCTDMAVRVTSIGVQIHGGMGFIEETGAAQYYRDARILPIYEGTNGIQAADLAFRKILRDGGAAAQAWMDDMDGVCTRLDAANQNGLKDLGAALKSNVVALRTATTALVQSGANDPDRVGAIDAPFLHAFGTVSGAAMMARRALAAQNDTVDAAFRATQMDMATFYFTHILPEADAALKVVSHGADVVTGFDIARL